A genomic window from Lutra lutra chromosome 17, mLutLut1.2, whole genome shotgun sequence includes:
- the FBXL8 gene encoding F-box/LRR-repeat protein 8 encodes MLPGVREAQGWCPSRSSPVSPGVPPPMPPSVSSRPSLPVPSLWAKPTWSVEQARASGSGRVPISRRAMAEPGEQLPEEVLALIFRHLSLRDRAAAARVCRAWAAAATCSVVWHDTTISCDCEREGTLLPYLSACLDHVHNLRLEFEPSREPSRRAATELLTALAVRTPGLRSLRLECRGEKPLFDAGRDILDAVHAICRAACALRHLDLRRLPFTLDDALVLQAARGCPELRSLFLDNCTLVGSVKPDSVLELLEACPRLRALGLHLASLSGTALQVLAAPHRAPFALLALRCACPEDARAPRLPEEAWAAVRRRHPGLAVELELEPALPAESVTRVLQPSVPVAALRLSLSGDTVGPVCFAARHYGATLRALEVRAAASAELDAALELLAARCAGLREVHCFCVVRPSVLHAFRAHCPRLRSYTLKLTREPHPWLPTPVV; translated from the exons ATGCTTCCGGGTGTGCGCGAAGCGCAGGGGTGGTGCCCCAGCCGCAGCAGCCCAGTCAGCCCCGGCGTCCCGCCCCCAATGCCCCCATCGGTTTCTTCCCGCCCTTCGCTGCCAGTCCCCAGCCTCTGGGCAAAGCCCACCTGGTCCGTTGAGCAG GCAAGAGCTTCTGGAAGCGGCAGAGTTCCCATCTCTCGCAGGGCCATGGCCGAGCCTGGAGAGCAACTGCCAGAGGAGGTGCTGGCGCTCATCTTTCGCCACCTGTCTCTGAGGGACCGTGCAGCTGCTGCCAGGGTCTGCAGAGCCTGGGCTGCCGCTGCTACCTGCAGCGTGGTGTGGCATGACACGACCATCAG TTGCGACTGTGAGCGAGAAGGCACGCTGCTACCATACCTGTCTGCCTGCCTGGACCATGTTCACAACCTACGACTGGAATTTGAGCCGTCGAGGGAGCCGAGCCGCCGGGCGGCCACTGAGTTGCTAACCGCCCTGGCGGTCCGCACCCCGGGACTTCGAAGCCTGCGCCTGGAGTGCCGCGGAGAAAAGCCGCTCTTCGATGCAGGCCGCGACATCCTGGACGCCGTGCACGCTATATGCCGGGCCGCCTGCGCGCTGCGCCACCTCGACCTTAGGCGCTTGCCTTTTACGCTGGACGACGCGTTGGTGCTGCAGGCGGCACGCGGCTGCCCGGAGCTCCGCAGTCTTTTCCTTGACAACTGTACGCTGGTAGGCAGCGTGAAGCCCGACTCTGTGCTCGAGCTACTAGAAGCCTGCCCGCGCCTGCGCGCCCTCGGCCTACACCTAGCTAGCCTGTCTGGCACTGCCCTCCAGGTGCTGGCAGCGCCGCACCGCGCGCCTTTCGCTCTCCTGGCCCTACGGTGCGCGTGCCCCGAGGACGCACGCGCGCCACGCCTGCCCGAGGAAGCCTGGGCCGCGGTGCGCCGCCGCCACCCGGGACTGGCcgtggagctggagctggagccagCGCTGCCCGCTGAGAGCGTGACGCGCGTCCTACAACCTTCCGTGCCAGTGGCTGCGCTACGCCTCAGCCTCTCTGGGGATACCGTAGGCCCGGTGTGCTTTGCAGCGCGCCACTACGGCGCAACCTTGCGCGCGCTTGAGGTGCGCGCCGCTGCCTCAGCGGAGCTGGACGCTGCACTGGAGTTGCTGGCGGCGCGCTGCGCGGGCCTGCGCGAAGTACACTGCTTCTGCGTGGTACGGCCCTCTGTGTTGCACGCCTTCCGCGCGCACTGTCCGCGCCTGCGCAGCTACACGCTCAAACTAACGCGGGAGCCCCATCCCTGGCTGCCCACGCCTGTGGTGTGA
- the B3GNT9 gene encoding UDP-GlcNAc:betaGal beta-1,3-N-acetylglucosaminyltransferase 9 isoform X2 — MRRRLRLRGDASLTLLLGAALGLLLYSQREGAAPTTSAPRTHRKAAPEPTPGLRVFQAPDAGAAAAPPAYEGDTPEPPTPTGPFDFGRYLRAKDQRRFPLLINQPRKCRGDGSPEGGPDLLIAVKSVAADFERRQAVRQTWGAEGRVQGALVRRVFLMGVPRAAGTDGAEAEGEGTRTHWPALLRAESRAYADILLWAFDDTFFNLTLKEIHFLAWASAYCPDVRFVFKGDADVFVHVGNLLEFLAPRDPAQDLLAGDVIVQARPIRARASKYYIPEAVYGLPAYPAYAGGGGFVLSGATLRRLAGACAQVELFPIDDVFLGMCLQRLRLTPEPHPAFRTFGIPRPSAAPHLRTFDPCFYRELVVVHGLSAADIWLMWRLLNGPQGPACARPWPVAAGSFQWGP; from the coding sequence ATGAGGCGGAGGCTGCGCCTCCGCGGGGACGCGTCGCTCACGCTGCTCCTCGGCGCCGCCCTCGGTCTCCTTCTCTACTCACAGCGCGAAGGCGCGGCCCCGACGACAAGCGCCCCGCGAACGCACAGGAAGGCAGCGCCGGAGCCCACCCCCGGACTCCGCGTCTTCCAGGCACCGGACGCAGGCGCAGCCGCAGCCCCGCCGGCCTACGAAGGGGACACACCGGAGCCGCCCACACCCACGGGACCCTTTGACTTTGGCCGTTATCTGCGCGCCAAGGACCAGCGGCGCTTCCCCCTTCTCATTAATCAGCCGCGCAAGTGCCGAGGAGATGGCTCACCTGAAGGTGGACCCGACTTGCTCATCGCGGTCAAGTCAGTGGCGGCGGACTTCGAGCGGCGCCAAGCGGTGCGCCAGACGTGGGGTGCTGAGGGTCGCGTGCAGGGGGCGCTCGTGCGCCGCGTGTTCTTGATGGGCGTGCCCAGGGCCGCGGGCACAGACGGGGCAGAAGCGGAGGGGGAGGGCACGCGAACCCACTGGCCTGCCCTGCTGCGTGCTGAGAGCCGGGCGTATGCGGACATCCTGCTCTGGGCTTTCGACGACACTTTCTTCAACCTAACGCTCAAGGAGATCCACTTTCTGGCCTGGGCCTCAGCCTACTGCCCCGATGTGCGCTTTGTTTTTAAGGGCGACGCAGACGTGTTCGTGCACGTGGGGAACCTGCTAGAGTTCCTAGCGCCGCGAGACCCGGCGCAGGACCTGCTCGCGGGTGACGTGATCGTGCAGGCGCGGCCAATCCGTGCGCGGGCCAGTAAATACTACATCCCTGAGGCGGTGTATGGCCTGCCCGCCTACCCGGCCTACGCTGGTGGTGGGGGCTTTGTGCTTTCAGGAGCCACGCTGCGTCGCCTAGCCGGCGCCTGCGCACAAGTTGAGCTTTTCCCCATTGACGACGTCTTTCTGGGCATGTGTCTACAGCGCCTTCGGCTCACACCAgagccccaccctgctttccGCACCTTTGGCATTCCCCGTCCTTCAGCAGCGCCGCACCTGCGCACCTTTGACCCCTGCTTTTACCGGGAGCTGGTTGTAGTGCACGGGCTCTCAGCCGCGGACATCTGGCTTATGTGGCGCCTACTGAATGGGCCCCAAGGGCCAGCCTGTGCCCGTCCGTGGCCTGTCGCTGCTGGCTCTTTCCAGTGGGGCCCCTAG
- the B3GNT9 gene encoding UDP-GlcNAc:betaGal beta-1,3-N-acetylglucosaminyltransferase 9 isoform X1 yields MSRRAQLEGHVVAAPAPLSCQRCIWPRPRPWLPLGPCAEPRRPWRPGLRRSQGTSVSVRIPRTNVVGGAGACHADMRRRLRLRGDASLTLLLGAALGLLLYSQREGAAPTTSAPRTHRKAAPEPTPGLRVFQAPDAGAAAAPPAYEGDTPEPPTPTGPFDFGRYLRAKDQRRFPLLINQPRKCRGDGSPEGGPDLLIAVKSVAADFERRQAVRQTWGAEGRVQGALVRRVFLMGVPRAAGTDGAEAEGEGTRTHWPALLRAESRAYADILLWAFDDTFFNLTLKEIHFLAWASAYCPDVRFVFKGDADVFVHVGNLLEFLAPRDPAQDLLAGDVIVQARPIRARASKYYIPEAVYGLPAYPAYAGGGGFVLSGATLRRLAGACAQVELFPIDDVFLGMCLQRLRLTPEPHPAFRTFGIPRPSAAPHLRTFDPCFYRELVVVHGLSAADIWLMWRLLNGPQGPACARPWPVAAGSFQWGP; encoded by the exons ATGTCCAGGCGCGCACAGCTGGAGGGTCACGTGGTAGCAGCCCCGGCCCCCCTTTCCTGCCAACGCTGCATTTGGCCCAGGCCCCGTCCATGGCTGCCCTTGGGACCCTGCGCTGAGCCCCGGAGGCCCTGGCGTCCGGGGCTGCGCCGCTCCCAAGGGACAAGCGTGAGTGTCAGGATCCCAAGGACCAAcgtggtgg GGGGCGCGGGCGCCTGCCACGCGGACATGAGGCGGAGGCTGCGCCTCCGCGGGGACGCGTCGCTCACGCTGCTCCTCGGCGCCGCCCTCGGTCTCCTTCTCTACTCACAGCGCGAAGGCGCGGCCCCGACGACAAGCGCCCCGCGAACGCACAGGAAGGCAGCGCCGGAGCCCACCCCCGGACTCCGCGTCTTCCAGGCACCGGACGCAGGCGCAGCCGCAGCCCCGCCGGCCTACGAAGGGGACACACCGGAGCCGCCCACACCCACGGGACCCTTTGACTTTGGCCGTTATCTGCGCGCCAAGGACCAGCGGCGCTTCCCCCTTCTCATTAATCAGCCGCGCAAGTGCCGAGGAGATGGCTCACCTGAAGGTGGACCCGACTTGCTCATCGCGGTCAAGTCAGTGGCGGCGGACTTCGAGCGGCGCCAAGCGGTGCGCCAGACGTGGGGTGCTGAGGGTCGCGTGCAGGGGGCGCTCGTGCGCCGCGTGTTCTTGATGGGCGTGCCCAGGGCCGCGGGCACAGACGGGGCAGAAGCGGAGGGGGAGGGCACGCGAACCCACTGGCCTGCCCTGCTGCGTGCTGAGAGCCGGGCGTATGCGGACATCCTGCTCTGGGCTTTCGACGACACTTTCTTCAACCTAACGCTCAAGGAGATCCACTTTCTGGCCTGGGCCTCAGCCTACTGCCCCGATGTGCGCTTTGTTTTTAAGGGCGACGCAGACGTGTTCGTGCACGTGGGGAACCTGCTAGAGTTCCTAGCGCCGCGAGACCCGGCGCAGGACCTGCTCGCGGGTGACGTGATCGTGCAGGCGCGGCCAATCCGTGCGCGGGCCAGTAAATACTACATCCCTGAGGCGGTGTATGGCCTGCCCGCCTACCCGGCCTACGCTGGTGGTGGGGGCTTTGTGCTTTCAGGAGCCACGCTGCGTCGCCTAGCCGGCGCCTGCGCACAAGTTGAGCTTTTCCCCATTGACGACGTCTTTCTGGGCATGTGTCTACAGCGCCTTCGGCTCACACCAgagccccaccctgctttccGCACCTTTGGCATTCCCCGTCCTTCAGCAGCGCCGCACCTGCGCACCTTTGACCCCTGCTTTTACCGGGAGCTGGTTGTAGTGCACGGGCTCTCAGCCGCGGACATCTGGCTTATGTGGCGCCTACTGAATGGGCCCCAAGGGCCAGCCTGTGCCCGTCCGTGGCCTGTCGCTGCTGGCTCTTTCCAGTGGGGCCCCTAG
- the TRADD gene encoding tumor necrosis factor receptor type 1-associated DEATH domain protein, translated as MATGPNGLDEWVGSAYLFVESSLDKVVLSDAYAQAQQKVPVYRALRTALTESGGSPDVLQMLKIHRSEPQLIVQVRFRGRQPCSRFLRAYREGSLRAALQECLAAALSLHSVPLQLELRAGAERLDTLLTDEERCLSCIFSQKPDRLRDEELSELEEALRNLACRSGSQGGNTEVVPAPSQSLATSLSEEKPLPPPPPPPVQTFLFQGQPIVNRPLSLQDQQTFARSVGVKWRKVGRSLQRGCRALRDPALDSLAYEYEREGLYEQAFQMLRRFVQAEGRRATLQRLVEALEENELTSLAEDLLGLTNPDGSLA; from the exons ATGGCGACTGGGCCAAATGGGCTCGATGAGTGGGTGGGCAGCGCATACCTGTTTGTGGAGTCCTCGCTGGACAAGGTGGTCCTATCTGATGCCTATGCTCAGGCCCAGCAGAAGGTGCCGGTGTACAGAGCTCTGCGGACTGCACTGACAG AGAGTGGCGGGAGCCCAGACGTACTGCAGATGCTCAAGATCCACCGCAGCGAGCCCCAGCTGATTGTGCAGGTGCGTTTCCGCGGGCGCCAGCCCTGCAGCCGCTTTCTCCGCGCTTACCGCGAGGGGTCGCTGCGCGCCGCACTGCAAGAGTGCTTGGCGGCGGCTCTCTCCCTGCACTCTGTGCCGCTGCAACTGGAGCTGCGGGCCGGCGCGGAGAGGCTGGACACCTTGCTGACGGATGAGGAACGCTGTTTGAGTTGCATCTTCTCCCAGAAG CCTGACCGGCTCCGGGACGAGGAACTCTCGGAGTTGGAGGAGGCGCTCCGGAATCTGGCGTGCCGCTCGGGGAGCCAGGGTGGCAACACGGAGGTCGTTCCAGCGCCCTCGCAGTCCCTGGCCACCTCTCTCTCAGAGGAGAAGCCgctgccgccaccgccgccgccgcctgtcCAGACTTTTCTGTTCCAGGGTCAGCCCATAG TGAACCGGCCGCTGAGCTTGCAGGACCAACAGACATTTGCGCGTTCAGTGGGTGTTAAATGGCGCAAAGTGGGGCGCTCCCTGCAGCGAGGCTGTCGTGCGCTGCGGGACCCGGCGCTTGATTCACTGGCCTATGAGTATGAGCGCGAAGGGCTGTACGAGCAGGCCTTCCAGATGCTGCGACGCTTCGTGCAAGCAGAGGGCCGCAGGGCCACGCTGCAGCGCCTGGTAGAGGCCCTTGAGGAGAACGAGCTTACCAGCCTGGCAGAGGACTTGCTGGGCCTCACAAATCCCGATGGCAGCCTGGCCTAA